A window from Malania oleifera isolate guangnan ecotype guangnan chromosome 7, ASM2987363v1, whole genome shotgun sequence encodes these proteins:
- the LOC131159899 gene encoding uncharacterized protein LOC131159899 isoform X2 gives MADPTSSQAPFSPLAEAQMTIDGSEQDKALSNSEFLTRREVLTRRSRRVKQLLRIYKILYWLLMEELRARYKEYYWEYGKSAFKEDENKNGSFNANCTDIMEVNGENGKLGSGPDEGVRKCAVAGCKTKAMALARFCHSHILSDSKQKLYKGCSYVVKRT, from the coding sequence ATGGCTGATCCCACCTCATCTCAGGCTCCGTTCTCACCTCTAGCTGAGGCTCAAATGACTATTGATGGCTCAGAGCAGGACAAGGCCCTCTCCAATTCTGAGTTCCTGACTCGCCGGGAGGTGTTGACCCGGCGGTCCCGCCGAGTGAAGCAGCTTTTGCGGATCTACAAGATTCTTTACTGGCTGCTAATGGAGGAACTCAGGGCCAGGTACAAGGAATACTACTGGGAATATGGCAAGAGCGCCTTCAAAGAGGACGAGAATAAGAATGGCAGTTTCAATGCGAATTGTACGGACATTATGGAAGTGAATGGAGAGAATGGGAAATTAGGGTCAGGGCCAGATGAAGGGGTGAGGAAGTGCGCTGTGGCCGGATGCAAGACGAAGGCTATGGCTTTGGCACGCTTCTGTCATTCGCATATACTATCGGACTCCAAGCAGAAGCTCTACAAGGGCTGCTCCTATGTGGTTAAGAG